CCCTGGTACACTACCCTGGGTGCAACTACTGTCCACTTCTCCTGTCCTACATTATGAAGAGCAACTCCatttctggacaaaaaaaaaaaaaaaaacaacttggaTGCAATCTGAccatattcaaatatatacatgtaccTGAAgcctaaaaagtattttttttaataaaattaaaaaaaatatatatataaataaataaaaaaataaaacttgcaaGGTGTCTATTAACTCAAGAggttaatttggtgattaattaGTGCTGTCCAACCTTTGAAAGAGTGGATTTGAATATCTAAATCTTTGTGCTAGATTTGTGAGGAGTGTCACTCTGCCTGACCTATTTTATCATGCCTCATTTCCTATGCTGATAATATCGAAGGAAGCCGTTTTTACTGGAAAAAAATAGCCCTTAAATAAAAGGGGTCGTCTATGCAGTTTGCAATGCGTTTATAACTTGCGATGTCAAGACTGGACTATCAGCGAACGCCGTCCTTTTCCAGGAACACAATCTGTCAACCATCTCTCTGGATGTTTGCGGCGAGGATGGGGTTGTGAAACACTCACGGAAAGCGGCCTGTCTTTGGAATCTTCTGCGTCCAATGAATCACATCGCGCTCTCCATGTCCTTTATGGATTCAAGTGGCACAAACGCACTGACGCTTATAGAGCATGTGTGCGTTGCGCTTTATGCGTCCCGGAGCGTCGCTGTCTTCCCTCGGGAGCACCGGGAAAAGCATATAGGTTTAGCAAACGCTGGAGACCGCCTTTGCACTCTAAACACCGGACTCCATGTTGTTAGTTTCGGAGGGATGGTGACGTTGGTGGGGAGGGGAAAGCAGTTTGTGTATGAGCCACGCTGTAACTCTTTCACAGCAGGTTGAGAGATGAACGGCACCTGATCAGAGCGCTAACAGCGGCGCTGCTGCGTGCGCGGTGCGGAGCGCGAGCTACTTCAGCACACTACTGCGCGAGGATGACAAAATGGCATTAATTTTAagattaaagagaaaaaaaaaatgttcaagttcaaaactgtaaaataatgtcatatTTTGAAATCCACATGaaacatatataaaattgtaaaatagaaaatagtttatgtaaaaatgtatttataggctacataaaatatgtttctatACAATTTTTAAAAGTCAGCTATAATTCTGGTATATGAATGTGTAAAGTTTGTCACTTTAATGACATAGTAGGCTAATATAGCCTAATATATCCACAATTGTTTTGACCACAACAATTCAAGGAAAGTTTGATTTTGTCAGtttgctttaaattacttttaattaattaattttctatgacacgtgaagaaaaaataaataaaacacgaACCAATAGATATgatttttattatgcatttattataagtGATACATGTAGCACATGTACTGTTTTCCAGAGACACAATTAGATGTTCATTGTTGATGTCACAGTCATCAAGGCAAATAACTCTGTAGAGAAaagcagagaaacacacacagacacacagttaTGGTCTGAACTGTGACCACAATCTATTTGGAGAAGTCAGAACTTCATAAATACAATAAATCCTAAGAATCAGCAATCTTTTTACCTCCCAATGAGACCAGTTCTGGATTTCACGGTAGAGGGAGTTTCCAGGGCATTCTGTGGAATCGGCTTGTCTGTGTCCGTACAAGCTGTAATATGAGGACAGTCTGCCTCCGTTCACAGCGCAGCTTGTGAAGTCGTACCTCACCATGTCCAGCGCACTCCTGATGGGGAGCGTGGAGGTATAATCTCCAATGAAACAGACACCATAGCTTATGGAGTTGTACCCGTAAGCATGGGCACCGACCCAATTCCAGCCTCGGCCTTCATACAGGTTTCCATCAGAACCTGCAacaaaactacaaacaaacaacaatagtGATTAGAAATTACACTAATTCTGTACAGCACATGAAATACTGTTAAAGGGCTTTATGGTACAGAATGTTGTCTAACAGACCAGGATTTTCCTAACCTGTATCCAATGTCGGACCATCCATTGGTTTGCTGGTGGTAGCGCTGCATGGAGCGCATGTCACTGGCACATTGATCGAAGGTGGTGCAAGGCTTGGAGGGTTGATATGTGTGGTGGATGAAAAGATACGGCACAGGGAGAGACAGATAGGAGGGAGAACCAATGAAAGCTGCAGCTCCCCATTGAGACCGAGTGACGATCTTGGGACAGACTGTTTTTAGGAGGAAAAGAATGAGTAAAAGAtgagtaaaataatgtaaataaccACAGTTGtaaattgctaaataattgagtcattgtaaaaaaaaaaaaaaaaagacaacaacaaaaaacaatataaaaatttatttatatcagtatacaatattttaaatattttataagcaataagagtatatatattttatgtgtgtatatatatatatatatatatatatatataataaaaaaaaagtttttcagtcaGTTTAATGTTTGGTTtcttctatttattattatttttattacttatttattgctatgaaaatactaaattaaaagtgaatattgttaaataaaggtgatgtatttaaataaatatataacatttttttataaaataagaaattgatCAGAGAATAAATAAACTGGATTACTTACCTGCATATATATGAACAAACTGGTCGAAGCCTTCGTTCATGACATCATCCAGCCTCTTCCTCTCAGACTCGTTTAAGTTGCGGTGAACTGTTAGAGCCTGGACCATCTGGCTTTTCAGCGAAGAGAAGCTGACGAGCTTTTTGAAGTTCATCCTTCGTTTTTGACTGATCAGACGGGGCGATGCGTCCAACCCTGCGGCGTCAGGCTGGTGACTGTAGTAACTCTTCAGCAGATCACTCAGCGATCGCTCATGATCATTAGACGTGGAAACTTCTGACCCGAGAATGAACCCGTCTATACCTCCGATTATTAGGGCGTCTGTGGCCAAGGAGGGCAAATCAGAGAGACTGTAGACATTTGGGGATGAGATGCTATCCCAGAACCCTTTAGTGCCAAAAGGAAGAGTGGTTTGTTCATTGTGGACATGATGTAGAAATGAGGCGACCAGGTTGTGGGTCAAGGTTAAAGGATAAAGGCCTTGGACGGTGGACTGCAGCCCAGCCTCAAGTCCAAGGAGCATTGGGGCCAACGCCACATTTGAACCATCTAACGTGAGAACCACACCTTTCTCCTTCCCCATCTCTGACAGGCTGTGATTAATGACCTCGCTAACATAAGAAGTGACTGATGGATCTGACACAAGGTCATGTGCATCACTGAGGTCACCGAGGTATCGCTTGATGAGGTCTGTATCAAAGCCAGTAGCCTTACGTAGACCTTTCACCACATCGAGCATCTGAAGACCTGGATTCACAGCCTCAATGCTCTCCACGGCTCTGATGAAGTCCTTCATGTGCTTTGTGGTGGTGGCTGATGGAAAACCAGAGGGAAAAACACAGGAAAacaagaacatttacatttttactcaACCACagacattaaattaatcatttatgagtcaATCAAAATAAACTTTGGTAACATATCTAGCGCTTGCACACATAAATAAACCAGTAATTATTCTGGTGACCAGAAAACTGAATATCTGACTTACCTTCAGCAAACACCACAAGCAAAGAAAGAAGCAGACACAAATGCCAATCCATGATGACAGAACTCGAGAACACTGAAGAGTCTCTGTTCACTCTGTCCGGTTATGATATTATCCTGCACTTCATACGCCTTATAAATACATGCTAACACTTACGTAAACACATGCTGATAAACGAGTGTGTTCCATGATATTAAGATTTAGCTTTGAGAAAGTGACAGATGCTTTCAATCTGTCTTAAATAAACTTGCAGTTGAATAAACCACCCATGATACTAATGAATATGTCAAGAATCTTCGATTCTTGCATCACATTAAAGTCTATTGTATTCTATAAAAGTGTAAGTGAATTATGGTAAAGGGGAAAActacacttcattttaacaattcgtaacactttacaataaggtcctaataaatacattaattaacattaccaatgttaacatttaaaagattaagaaactgtttagaaatatttttcatGCTAGCTAATGCAGTTAATAACTAAtaagctaatgttaacaaatggaaccatattgtaaagtgttaacatttacataatgtttacatttatacttTCAGATTATTCAACGGGACttaaaaaatgagaaatattataACATCAATTTCAAACCTTTCCTTTTTATGTTATCTTAAAGTTAAGGGTTTTCTTATTGCTAGtaatcagatttttaaaaatgagtTTAGAAAAATAACAGTATTAGTTCTTCTTGTGAATAAGTGGAAACTGTTGATTGATAAAGCTTCTATTTTTTCTTATCAACCTTCATCACGAGCTTAAACAACATtacaaatggaaaaatggctagATTTTTTCATGgacatttgttacattttaaatcatgaaaCAGAGCTTGATTTAAACAACATTAGCcgtttcattttcattatatttatagatgtaaataaatatatgtgaccttggagcacaaaaccagtcataagtggcATGGGTATAATtgcagcaatagccaaaaatacattttatgggtcaCAATTACTGATTTTCCTATTATGCCAAGAATCATATGTTtattaagcaaagatcatgttccgtgaagatatttgtacatttgtaaaaaaaaaaaagaaggcacGTGACGCTGTAATCCAAGTGATGATAGCAGTATACGGAGAGACGTGAGATGACTTTCTTttagcctgtttttttttatttagagatTCATTTTGTTCCCACTTTGTTGCAGTTTGTTGATTTTATAAATAACGTCTGTTTTTGCTTTTCAGATAAAATTGTGgtttcagtttaatatgttgcAGGCTCATTTATTGGTAATAAATAATTGAGAGCAATTTAGAGAGCACTGAGAGCAAGCATCAAGGGAGCAAGCTACTGAAACGTTGCACGCACAAATAAGAAGGTATGCACACATACAAAAACTTATTAagtgcaaaatgtatttttgtgcaCTCAAAATACTTTCTTCTTTCTTCTCAAGACAAACATTTTCTCCACAAAACTCAGTTCGCGCATGTGCAAATCGCAGATTTGTGGCAGAGATCTAATCCCATAGAGGAGGGAGAGGACTGTCTCCAATATCTTTTTAATTAGCTGCAATACCCATTTCAGCCGCTAGCGGTCaatattacacacttcacctttaatcaCCGTGACCGTGTAATCACAtgcatcataatcatcatcacatGCACTATTGCTTTAACCTAGAACAGCTTGCAttagtacatatttattttaaatctataatttaatttaaaagatgtAGGCCTAATATGAGGTGTAATGAATAAACACCTTGTATAATAACAGAATTGACttattatacaaaaaatacacattcataaTCAAATGTTAACTGCTTGTAAACATTTCAAAAGCATCTCCTGCAGAAAggaaaaattgttaaatatttcaaGTCATTACGAAATGTTGATTTTGACCCATTTTACTTACAAAATGTGATAGGCCTGGTATGTGAAGCAGAATATTCAGTTAATATGCTTAAATTAATCTGAAACTGGCTGACTTTAGTACTAATTCAAGCCTCCCATCAAGTTGATTTCTGAATAGAAAACATGGTTATGAGCTGCAAATTTCAGCAGCATGAAAACacctgaaaaaataattataatttttattacacctttaaattattagaaatatcCATGATTCTGTACTTCAATATTGAAATGAAACACCCACAATCTGAATTTTTGGACCTCCTTTCTAATTATGTAGTTGAAGAAAATATACTAAGGTCGAATTAAATAGAAAAGAGCCATAGTTTTGATCCTTTGATAGGTCTTTGAATTGAGCCATGTTTCAGGagtttcttgtctttttctttttcttttttgtatgcaAATAAACCGACTGTCACTTTTCTATTTTTGTGATTTGGTTATGTTGTTTACCTTGTGATAAACCATATCGTAAGGTAAATTACCTTGTGATGAAGCCTATCAAAGGCTGATATAGATTAAGGAAAAAAATAGAAGCTTTATCTATCAACAGTTTCCACTTATTCACAagaagaattaataaaaaaaatatctttgctGTTACTTAATATATCTGAAAGATTATTAGCAAGAAAACACTTTCTGTAATAATGGTTTGAAATGGGTGTTGTAGTAtaaatttaaacataaatcaGTAATGCTttacaatatacatttattaattttagttacatttgaaacatttactaatacactattaaaatcaaaagttgtatctgttagtTTAGAGCTAATTTATTCTAACAACTGTACTGTACTATTTATtgatactgtaacaaatgtattgctcactGGTAATGTTAATAAGTGCATTAACTGATGTTAACTAATGGGACTTAATTATAAAGTATTATGCATAATTCAGATGAAGTGTAGTTTTCCCCTTTACCATAATTCACTTACACTTTTACAGAATACAATAGACTTTAATGTGATGCAAGAATTGAAGATTCTTGATATATTCATTAATATCATGGGTGGTTTATTCAACTGCAAGTTTATTTAAGACAGATTGAAAGCATCTGTCACTTTCTCAAAGCTAAATCTTTATATCATGGAACATACTCGTTTATCAGCATGTGTTTACGTAAGTGTTAGCATGTATTTATAAGGCGTATGAAGTGCAGGATAGTATCATAACCGGACAGAGTGTACAGAGACTCTTCAGTGTTCTCGAGTTCTGTCATCATGGATTGGCATTTGTGTCTGCTTCTTTCTTTACTTGTGGTGTTTGCTGCTGAAGGTaagtatattttcttttctttctttttttaaatgtatttaatgactcataaattatttctttaatgtctGTGGTTgagtaaacatttaaatgttcttgttttctgtgtttttcccTCTGGTTTTCCATCAGCCACCACCACAAAGCACATGAAGGACTTCATCAGAGCCGTGGAGAGCATTGAGGCTGTGAATCCAGGTCTTCAGATGCTCGATGTGGTGAAAGGTCTACGTAAGGCTGCTGGCTTTGAAACAGACCTCATCAAGCGATACCTCGGTGACCTCAGTGATGCACATGACCTTGTGTCAGATCCATCAGTCACTTCTTATGTAAGCGAGGTCATTAATCACAGCCTGTCAGAGATGGGGAAGGAGAAAGGTGTGGTTCTCACGTTAGATGGTTCAAATGTGGCGTTGGCCCCAATGCTCCTTGGACTTGAGGCTGGGCTGCAGTCCACCGTCCAAGGCCTTTATCCTTTAACCTTGACCCACAACCTGGTCACTTCATTTCTACATCATGTCCACAATGAACAAACCACTCTTCCTTTTGGCACTAAAGGGTTCTGGGATAGCATCTCATCCCCAAATGTCTACAGTCTCTCTGATTTGCCCTCCTTGGCCACAGACGCCCTAATAATCGGAGGTATAGATGGGTTCATTCTCG
The nucleotide sequence above comes from Carassius gibelio isolate Cgi1373 ecotype wild population from Czech Republic chromosome B3, carGib1.2-hapl.c, whole genome shotgun sequence. Encoded proteins:
- the LOC127952824 gene encoding N-acetylmuramoyl-L-alanine amidase isoform X2 → MDWHLCLLLSLLGVFATEATTTKHMKDFIRAVESIEAVNPGLQMLDVVKGLRKATGFDTDLIKRYLGDLSDAHDLVSDPSVTSYVSEVINHSLSEMGKEKGVVLTLDGSNVALAPMLLGLEAGLQSTVQGLYPLTLTHNLVASFLHHVHNEQTTLPFGTKGFWDSISSPNVYSLSDLPSLATDALIIGGIDGFILGSEVSTSNDHERSLSDLLKSYYSHQPDAAGLDASPRLISQKRRMNFKKLVSFSSLKSQMVQALTVHRNLNESERKRLDDVMNEGFDQFVHIYAVCPKIVTRSQWGAAAFIGSPSYLSLPVPYLFIHHTYQPSKPCTTFDQCASDMRSMQRYHQQTNGWSDIGYSFVAGSDGNLYEGRGWNWVGAHAYGYNSISYGVCFIGDYTSTLPIRSALDMVRYDFTSCAVNGGRLSSYYSLYGHRQADSTECPGNSLYREIQNWSHWESYLP
- the LOC127952824 gene encoding N-acetylmuramoyl-L-alanine amidase isoform X4, whose translation is MDWHLCLLLSLLVVFAEATTTKHMKDFIRAVESIEAVNPGLQMLDVVKGLRKATGFDTDLIKRYLGDLSDAHDLVSDPSVTSYVSEVINHSLSEMGKEKGVVLTLDGSNVALAPMLLGLEAGLQSTVQGLYPLTLTHNLVASFLHHVHNEQTTLPFGTKGFWDSISSPNVYSLSDLPSLATDALIIGGIDGFILGSEVSTSNDHERSLSDLLKSYYSHQPDAAGLDASPRLISQKRRMNFKKLVSFSSLKSQMVQALTVHRNLNESERKRLDDVMNEGFDQFVHIYAVCPKIVTRSQWGAAAFIGSPSYLSLPVPYLFIHHTYQPSKPCTTFDQCASDMRSMQRYHQQTNGWSDIGYSFVAGSDGNLYEGRGWNWVGAHAYGYNSISYGVCFIGDYTSTLPIRSALDMVRYDFTSCAVNGGRLSSYYSLYGHRQADSTECPGNSLYREIQNWSHWESYLP